The following proteins are co-located in the Eriocheir sinensis breed Jianghai 21 chromosome 34, ASM2467909v1, whole genome shotgun sequence genome:
- the LOC127007182 gene encoding uncharacterized protein LOC127007182, whose amino-acid sequence MGRRVNPSSLKEGDDVYFECSITANPPYKRVIWYHNGSVVAHNQTSGVIVSRQSLVLQHLRREHAGTYTCGATNHEGQNTSNAVILSIKHAPVCAGTGRERTQGAARGSTASIKCLVEAEPAEDVTWSWVKKRADGTVEELPDDDVRVDGLSSSIIVMPITPEDYGRFLCRAANSVGQQREACVVTLVPAGPPDTPTNCSVSPADPSTVHARPATDALTVTCFEGFDGGLPQHFTLETWQDNELVANMTSMFPEWVVAGLRPGVGVTLRVAAHNTRGRSDALRFEVHTASIKQHATQVGILGVPPLLGVLVGVGAVLLLILITGVIVARQMRRPPPPTHVHTVIMTPTATTDTTTTTTNTITVPDPDTYDPDVVSSLCRPTDSLDVLPNSDPTQQTTPSTTLTVAQATMHQGEQGQAVAGSHDNNQGNTHTSFPRGVCLHRQNSAFGDSEETADSDSDSTFTDLTAAGRAAAALPPASRNSLPRVKRHIHQLSSSPLDLQLPACQVSQVVATPDGMIQRIPYLLRNPRQLSPSSSADLRHQTASAEELHPLIFSRDFRQLLTSADVRQLSYSGTELRLLPGTGTWPLGSSSGELRLPLQSSITTEELRLMRSSSGSSPWDLQATPIFSSLSPVNHRMPCTEGTQLPSQTPITLPKPHSPCGHLHFRSSSTQPLLQAICTEPQPQPQPHCLDPRLYQPYVGRQPQEPSGILHHHGSCPVSQAAGASAEAQSRLGFVDSHRQAEGSSVAPRPPCSEHGAPAFKGYKTTPAQARVSEELQVSLRELQPPPAPSSEVEPLPDTIELQPPPSFRGAGQFSQLEVGSLTDTVRQRKPVGQPVACPLPPSMGHLPKYKSPDGSSAKSSSVVFQRKPFPCHDINKKLEQSQDIFTNLICGRSAYVWIKGK is encoded by the exons GGCTCGGTGGTGGCGCACAACCAGACCTCGGGCGTGATCGTGAGCAGACAGAGCCTCGTCCTGCAGCACCTGAGGCGGGAACACGCGGGGACCTACACGTGCGGGGCCACCAACCACGAGGGGCAGAACACGAGCAATGCCGTCATTCTGTCCATTAAAC ACGCTCCGGTGTGCGCCGGGACGGGGCGGGAGAGGACCCAGGGGGCGGCCCGCGGCTCCACGGCGTCCATCAAGTGCCTGGTGGAGGCGGAGCCTGCGGAGGACGTCACGTGGTCGTGGGTCAAGAAGCGAGCGGACGGCACGGTGGAGGAGCTGCCCGACGACGACGTGCGGGTGGATGGCTTGTCCTCCAGCATCATCGTCATGCCCATCACGCCCGAGGACTACGGACGCTTCCTCTGCCGCGCCGCCAACAGCGTGGGGCAGCAGCGCGAAGCCTGCGTGGTGACCTTGGTGCCCGCGGGGCCGCCAGACACGCCCACAAACTGCTCCGTGTCCCCGGCAGACCCCAGCACGGTGCACGCCCGCCCCGCCACCGACGCCCTCACGGTCACCTGCTTCGAGGGCTTTGACGGCGGCCTCCCGCAGCACTTCACGTTGGAGACGTGGCAGGACAACGAGCTAGTCGCCAACATGACCAG CATGTTCCCGGAGTGGGTGGTGGCGGGGCTGCGGCCGGGGGTGGGCGTCACGCTGCGGGTGGCGGCTCATAACACACGGGGCCGCAGCGACGCCTTGCGCTTTGAGGTACACACCGCCAGCATCAAGCAACACGCC ACTCAAGTGGGCATTCTGGGCGTGCCGCCGCTGCTGGGGGTCCTGGTGGGGGTGGGCGCAGTGCTGCTCCTCATCCTTATCACGGGCGTGATCGTGGCCAGACAAATGAGGCGTCCACCGCCGCCCACGCACGTCCACACTGTCATCATGACGCCCACCGCCactaccgacaccaccaccaccaccactaatacaatCACCGTCCCTGATCCCGACACCTACGACCCTGACGTGGTGTCTTCCCTGTGTCGCCCTACCGACAGTCTGGATGTCCTGCCCAACTCAGACCCCACCCAGCAGACCACGCCCTCCACCACTCTCACCGTTGCGCAGGCTACCATGCATCAAGGAGAGCAAGGGCAGGCCGTGGCAGGGAGCCACGACAACAaccaaggcaacacacacacgtccttcccCCGCGGGGTCTGCCTCCACAGACAG AACAGTGCTTTCGGGGACAGTGAAGAGACGGCCGACTCGGACTCTGATTCTACCTTCACGGACCTGACCGCGGCGGGCCGGGCGGCCGCCGCCCTGCCGCCAGCGTCCAGGAACTCCCTCCCGCGGGTAAAGAGGCACATCCACCAATTATCATCCTCTCCACTCGACTtacagctgccagcgtgtcaggtgTCCCAGGTGGTAGCGACTCCCGACGGTATGATTCAGCGCATCCCTTATTTGCTTCGGAACCCGCGACagctttcaccctcctcctcggcGGACCTGCGGCACCAGACGGCTTCGGCGGAAGAGCTACACCCTCTCATCTTCTCCAGAGACTTTAGGCAGCTGCTGACGTCAGCGGATGTGAGACAGTTGTCTTATTCAGGCACAGAGCTGAGGCTACTTCCTGGCACTGGCACGTGGCCGCTTGGCTCCTCATCAGGGGAGCTCAGACTTCCTCTACAGTCTTCGATAACCACAGAAGAGCTTCGCCTGATGCGCTCATCGTCAGGGTCATCTCCGTGGGACCTGCAAGCCACGCCAATCTTCAGCAGTCTCTCCCCGGTCAACCATCGAATGCCGTGCACGGAGGGGACGCAGCTTCCATCACAGACGCCCATCACACTGCCAAAACCGCACTCGCCCTGCGGCCACTTGCATTTCCGATCATCTAGCACCCAGCCTCTTCTTCAGGCCATATGCACTgagccccagccccagccccaaCCCCACTGCCTGGATCCTAGGCTTTATCAGCCCTATGTTGGCCGTCAGCCTCAGGAGCCCAGTGGGATTCTTCATCATCATGGATCTTGTCCCGTATCTCAGGCCGCGGGAGCGAGTGCTGAGGCTCAGTCACGACTTGGCTTTGTCGACTCCCACCGCCAGGCGGAGGGTTCGAGTGTTGCCCCCAGACCACCATGTTCAGAGCATGGGGCTCCAGCATTCAAAGGTTACAAGACAACGCCCGCACAGGCCAGAGTTTCTGAAGAACTCCAAGTATCTCTGAGGGAACTTCAGCCCCCACCCGCACCAAGCAGTGAGGTGGAGCCACTACCAGACACTATAGAGCTACAACCGCCTCCGTCCTTTAGGGGGGCCGGGCAATTCTCTCAATTAGAAGTTGGCTCACTAACAGACACTGTTCGCCAGAGGAAGCCGGTAGGACAGCCCGTAGCTTGTCCGCTGCCTCCTTCAATGGGCCACTTGCCAAAATATAAGTCACCTGATGGGTCGAGTGCAAAGTCTAGTTCAGTTGTATTTCAAAGAAAACCCTTTCCGTGTCacgatataaataaaaaattggAACAATCACAGGACATTTTTACGAACCTCATCTGTGGTAGGTCTGCATACGTTTGGATCAAAGGCAAATAA